A window of Peptococcaceae bacterium contains these coding sequences:
- the asnB gene encoding asparagine synthase (glutamine-hydrolyzing), with product MCGITGWVDWEKDLTHEKPIIEKMMNTLTMRGPDDSGTWISKHAAFGHRRLSVVDPAGGAQPMVRQRSDKKYVICYNGELYNTPELRNELLRRGYVFYGHSDTEVLLYSYMEWGEHCLERLNGIFAFAVWDDAEQKLLLARDRLGVKPLFYTVRNRSLIFGSELKALLAHPHISPVVGEEGLAEVLIMGPARTPGHGIYEGIREIRPGCFLTFNLAGVRHKRYWSLKSAPHPDKPFTTAEKLRTMLQDIVERQLVSDVPVCTLLSGGIDSSALTVFAANAFRERGMDPLDTYSIDYKDNERYFEASRFQPNADPSWATRVSAHLGTNHHQVIIDTSELVSALREATLAKDLPGQADIDSSLYLFCREVKKGATVALSGECADEIFGGYPWFHDEENLKRPMFPWVRFLEHRVSLWNKNLFKSFEPAEYVTHRYNETLSEVPALNGEEPLEARHREMFYLNMNWFMQALLDRKDRMSMASGLEVRVPFADHHLVEYVWNIPWKLKAYGNMAKGILRLALKGLLPSDVLGRKKSPYPKTHNPSYTQAVRSWLGDILNDPSQPLHDVINRAKVEELFLSPEDIFNQPFFGQLMCGPQMMAYLIQVNTWLKEYKVIIK from the coding sequence ATGTGCGGTATAACTGGCTGGGTAGACTGGGAAAAAGACCTTACCCATGAAAAACCTATTATCGAAAAAATGATGAATACCCTCACCATGAGGGGGCCGGATGATTCAGGAACATGGATTTCTAAACACGCCGCATTTGGACACCGGCGCCTGAGCGTAGTCGACCCTGCAGGCGGCGCCCAGCCCATGGTAAGACAAAGGAGCGATAAAAAATACGTCATCTGTTACAACGGCGAGCTTTATAACACGCCCGAATTGAGGAATGAACTGCTCCGGAGGGGCTACGTGTTTTACGGTCATTCCGACACCGAAGTCCTGCTCTATTCGTATATGGAATGGGGAGAGCATTGTCTCGAACGCTTAAACGGCATATTCGCCTTCGCTGTTTGGGACGATGCAGAGCAGAAACTTCTCCTGGCTAGAGACCGGCTGGGAGTAAAACCTCTTTTTTATACAGTACGAAACCGTTCCCTTATCTTCGGCTCTGAACTCAAAGCCCTGCTCGCCCACCCCCACATCAGCCCTGTTGTGGGTGAAGAGGGACTGGCGGAGGTTTTAATCATGGGCCCGGCCCGGACTCCCGGTCACGGAATTTATGAGGGAATACGCGAAATTCGCCCCGGCTGTTTTCTAACTTTTAACCTTGCAGGGGTCAGGCACAAAAGGTACTGGTCTTTAAAAAGCGCTCCTCACCCGGATAAGCCTTTCACCACGGCGGAGAAATTGAGGACCATGCTCCAGGACATTGTTGAAAGGCAGCTGGTATCCGACGTACCCGTCTGCACCCTGCTCTCCGGAGGAATTGATTCCAGCGCTCTCACCGTTTTTGCCGCTAATGCCTTCCGGGAAAGGGGCATGGACCCGCTTGACACCTATTCCATCGACTACAAGGATAACGAAAGATATTTCGAGGCAAGCCGCTTCCAGCCTAACGCCGACCCGTCCTGGGCAACCAGGGTATCAGCCCATTTGGGAACAAACCATCACCAGGTAATCATTGATACTTCCGAACTGGTTTCCGCCCTGCGGGAAGCCACGCTGGCCAAAGATTTGCCTGGGCAGGCCGACATCGACTCTTCCCTTTACCTGTTTTGCCGGGAGGTAAAAAAAGGCGCTACCGTGGCTCTTTCCGGCGAATGCGCCGACGAGATATTCGGCGGATATCCCTGGTTCCATGACGAAGAAAACCTCAAAAGGCCCATGTTTCCCTGGGTCAGGTTCCTGGAACACCGCGTCTCTTTGTGGAACAAGAACCTGTTTAAGAGCTTTGAACCCGCTGAATACGTGACACACAGGTACAATGAAACTCTTTCCGAAGTTCCTGCGCTTAACGGAGAAGAACCCCTTGAAGCCAGGCACAGGGAAATGTTTTATCTAAACATGAACTGGTTCATGCAAGCCCTGCTTGATCGGAAAGACAGGATGAGCATGGCCAGCGGCCTTGAAGTACGCGTACCCTTTGCCGACCACCACCTGGTTGAATACGTTTGGAATATTCCCTGGAAACTGAAAGCGTATGGAAATATGGCCAAAGGGATTCTTCGCCTGGCTTTAAAAGGCCTTCTCCCCAGCGACGTGCTCGGCAGAAAAAAAAGCCCATATCCCAAGACGCACAACCCCTCTTATACCCAGGCGGTGCGTTCCTGGCTGGGCGACATTCTCAACGATCCTTCCCAACCACTGCACGACGTCATAAACCGGGCTAAGGTGGAGGAACTTTTCCTTTCCCCGGAAGACATCTTTAACCAGCCTTTCTTCGGGCAGCTTATGTGCGGCCCGCAAATGATGGCCTACCTGATCCAGGTAAACACCTGGCTTAAGGAATATAAAGTGATAATCAAGTAA
- the vorB gene encoding 3-methyl-2-oxobutanoate dehydrogenase subunit VorB, whose amino-acid sequence MEKLFMKGNEAIAEAALRAGCSFFAGYPITPQNEIPEYMSRRLPELGGVFIQGESEVASINMLYGASAAGKRAMTSSSGPGLSLKAEGISYLAGAALPAVIVYVMRAGPGLGHIMPGQNDYFQATKAPGHGGFKIMVMAPSTVQEAVDLTCRAFDYADRDRNPVMVLVDGVIGAMMESVTLPPYKKELPDKGDWIADGCRGREPRLIRSFILDALALEDFNKKRAGMYERWQREDAVVEEFMTDDAEYVIAAYGTSARVARTSVRELRKEGLKAGLIRPATLVPFPYDSFAGLGEKKVKGILVVEMTIPGQMIEDVRLGVGDRLPVYFLGRSGGVIVSPLEVKEKVLELAGGGRK is encoded by the coding sequence ATGGAAAAGCTGTTTATGAAGGGGAACGAGGCCATCGCTGAGGCAGCCCTGCGCGCGGGATGTTCTTTCTTTGCGGGGTATCCCATAACCCCTCAGAACGAGATTCCGGAATACATGTCGCGAAGGCTGCCGGAACTAGGCGGGGTATTCATCCAGGGAGAAAGTGAAGTGGCCTCAATTAATATGCTGTATGGCGCTTCGGCAGCAGGCAAAAGAGCCATGACTTCCTCCTCGGGGCCGGGACTTTCCCTGAAAGCGGAAGGCATTTCTTACTTGGCTGGCGCTGCCTTGCCGGCGGTTATCGTGTATGTCATGAGGGCTGGCCCGGGCCTTGGTCATATCATGCCGGGGCAGAACGATTACTTTCAAGCTACAAAAGCCCCGGGTCATGGAGGGTTCAAAATCATGGTGATGGCGCCTTCCACTGTCCAGGAAGCGGTTGATCTTACCTGCCGGGCTTTTGATTATGCGGACCGGGACCGCAACCCGGTGATGGTGTTGGTTGACGGCGTTATCGGGGCGATGATGGAATCTGTGACGCTGCCGCCATACAAAAAGGAACTACCGGACAAGGGGGATTGGATTGCCGACGGTTGCCGGGGAAGGGAACCCCGACTTATCCGTTCCTTTATACTTGACGCTCTGGCCCTGGAGGATTTCAATAAAAAGCGGGCCGGTATGTATGAAAGGTGGCAGCGAGAAGATGCCGTCGTGGAGGAGTTTATGACTGATGACGCGGAATACGTGATAGCCGCGTATGGTACCAGCGCAAGAGTCGCCAGGACTTCGGTGAGGGAATTAAGAAAAGAGGGCCTTAAGGCTGGACTGATCCGCCCGGCAACGCTGGTCCCTTTTCCTTACGACTCGTTTGCTGGTCTTGGCGAGAAAAAGGTGAAGGGAATACTTGTAGTGGAAATGACCATTCCCGGCCAAATGATTGAAGATGTGAGGCTGGGAGTCGGCGACAGATTACCGGTTTATTTTCTTGGCCGTTCAGGCGGGGTCATCGTCTCGCCGCTGGAAGTTAAAGAAAAGGTGCTGGAGTTGGCCGGAGGAGGGAGAAAATAG
- a CDS encoding FAD-dependent oxidoreductase: MEYCIVGNSAAAIGAVEGIRKRDKTGRITVVSAEIYHTYSRPLISYYLAGKVKIDKMYYRPLGFYEHNGIRFIGGKPAAALDTKGRKVVLACGDEIPYDRLLVATGGKPFVPAIDGLDKKNIFTFHKLDDVKAIEKALDGRARAIIIGAGLIGMKAAEALSCLGAEVIVVELANRVLSSILDEQAGALVRDVMENHGIRFVFENTVKRVLGEERVTGVELADGNRLECDLLIVAIGVIPNTDLVKNSPVPVNRGIVVNKKMETGLPGIYAAGDVAEGDDAVLGVRRVIPILPNAYRQGEIAGLNMAGDEAAFSGGFAMNAIGFFGYSIATAGVPGGPDYEELAVLDPDERTYRKIVLKNNRLVGFIAMKDINRIGMLTGLIQEGTNVGSFKEKLVKTDFGYLDWPCELRRERVLAGGGL, from the coding sequence GTGGAATACTGCATTGTTGGCAACTCAGCTGCAGCCATCGGCGCAGTGGAAGGAATACGCAAAAGGGATAAAACCGGCAGAATTACTGTTGTTTCGGCGGAGATTTATCACACTTATTCCCGCCCCCTGATATCTTATTACCTGGCGGGCAAAGTGAAGATAGATAAGATGTATTACCGGCCTTTGGGCTTTTATGAGCACAACGGCATCCGTTTTATTGGCGGAAAACCCGCCGCCGCTCTGGATACGAAAGGCAGAAAGGTTGTGCTGGCCTGCGGGGATGAGATACCCTATGACAGGCTGCTTGTGGCCACGGGCGGAAAACCTTTTGTACCGGCTATCGACGGGCTGGATAAGAAAAACATTTTCACCTTTCATAAACTCGATGATGTTAAGGCGATTGAAAAAGCTCTTGATGGCCGGGCAAGGGCGATCATAATAGGGGCAGGCTTAATAGGCATGAAAGCTGCGGAAGCACTGTCCTGTCTTGGGGCGGAAGTTATCGTGGTGGAACTGGCCAACAGGGTGCTGAGCTCGATCCTGGACGAACAGGCGGGTGCCCTGGTTAGGGACGTAATGGAAAATCACGGGATCAGGTTTGTTTTCGAAAATACTGTGAAGCGGGTACTGGGCGAAGAGCGGGTAACAGGCGTGGAACTGGCGGATGGGAACAGGCTGGAATGCGACCTGCTTATTGTGGCCATCGGTGTTATTCCCAACACGGACCTGGTGAAGAACAGCCCGGTTCCGGTAAACAGGGGTATTGTGGTTAACAAAAAAATGGAGACCGGCCTTCCCGGCATTTATGCCGCAGGCGATGTGGCGGAGGGCGATGATGCCGTGCTGGGTGTGCGGCGTGTGATCCCCATCCTGCCCAATGCTTACCGGCAGGGAGAGATAGCCGGGTTGAACATGGCGGGAGATGAGGCCGCCTTTTCCGGAGGGTTTGCCATGAATGCCATCGGGTTTTTCGGTTATTCCATTGCCACAGCCGGCGTGCCGGGCGGTCCTGATTACGAGGAACTGGCAGTCCTGGACCCGGATGAGAGGACATACCGGAAGATTGTTCTAAAGAATAACCGGCTGGTGGGGTTTATTGCCATGAAGGATATTAACCGGATAGGCATGCTGACCGGACTGATTCAGGAAGGAACGAACGTTGGGTCTTTTAAAGAAAAACTGGTGAAAACTGATTTCGGCTATCTTGATTGGCCGTGTGAACTGCGCAGGGAAAGAGTGCTGGCGGGAGGCGGGTTATAA
- a CDS encoding MFS transporter, with protein sequence MSMYYLFDHGKWMVLSSTSLGVFVMTLNASVVNIALPLITSYYQAPLSSVEWVVLVYLIIMSSLMLTFGRLGDLYGHKPVYVRGFLIFTVGSLLCVLSPDILSLIASRAVQAVGAGMGISVVQAIIADAFPPGIRGRAIGLNSVSVSLGLAAGPSLGGFLLSHFGWKIIFAINIPIGIASTIWAWRVIPGKKGSPQQFDILGAFLLFMCLMCFLLALSHGQQWGWGSRPVLGLLLGFLAFFAAFFYRERHYRFPMLHFKLFNNRQFTAANIAQGLNYITQYIVTFLMPFYLLNILRLSSGQAGIVMAAFPLAMIVTSPLSGIISDRIGARVPASLGMGLISASIYCLSSLEPSSSPGLVAGALFGTGLGNGLFITPNNSAIMGSVPKDQIGLASGMVATMRSIGQALGIAVGGAVLSSRLFYYAGQFGLQGGENFLYQDEVFTLAQHDTFLMAMAVGIIGMVVSLVRGAKNEEETEI encoded by the coding sequence ATGAGCATGTATTATTTGTTTGATCACGGTAAATGGATGGTCCTGTCGTCAACTTCCCTGGGCGTGTTTGTTATGACTCTTAATGCAAGCGTGGTGAATATCGCTTTACCACTAATCACATCATATTACCAGGCGCCTCTCAGCAGCGTGGAATGGGTGGTCCTGGTTTATTTAATTATTATGAGCAGCCTCATGCTTACTTTTGGCCGTCTGGGAGACCTGTACGGGCATAAACCAGTTTATGTCAGGGGATTCCTTATTTTTACCGTGGGTTCCCTGTTGTGCGTGTTATCTCCCGATATTTTGAGCTTGATTGCTTCGCGTGCTGTCCAGGCCGTGGGAGCGGGAATGGGCATTTCCGTCGTCCAGGCGATCATAGCCGACGCATTTCCGCCGGGGATCAGGGGGCGGGCCATCGGACTTAACTCTGTTTCCGTTTCCCTTGGGCTTGCTGCTGGACCGAGCCTGGGAGGGTTTTTACTCTCCCATTTTGGGTGGAAGATTATTTTTGCCATCAATATCCCGATTGGTATTGCCAGCACCATATGGGCCTGGCGTGTAATACCCGGTAAGAAGGGAAGTCCTCAACAATTTGATATACTTGGCGCTTTCTTACTTTTCATGTGCCTGATGTGTTTTTTGCTGGCCTTGAGCCACGGCCAGCAATGGGGATGGGGTTCCCGCCCTGTCTTGGGCCTGTTGTTAGGTTTCCTGGCTTTTTTTGCCGCTTTCTTTTACCGGGAAAGACATTATCGTTTTCCGATGCTCCATTTCAAGCTCTTTAACAACAGGCAGTTCACAGCGGCAAACATCGCCCAGGGTCTCAATTACATCACCCAGTATATTGTGACTTTCTTGATGCCGTTTTACCTGCTTAATATACTACGCCTCTCTTCGGGCCAGGCCGGTATAGTAATGGCGGCTTTTCCCCTGGCAATGATAGTTACTTCGCCGCTGAGCGGGATTATTAGCGACAGGATAGGTGCGCGGGTTCCTGCTTCTTTGGGAATGGGCCTGATCTCCGCCAGCATTTATTGTTTAAGCAGCCTTGAACCTTCCAGTTCTCCGGGGTTGGTTGCCGGGGCGCTTTTTGGAACGGGACTTGGAAACGGCCTGTTTATAACGCCAAATAACAGCGCTATTATGGGCAGCGTGCCCAAAGACCAGATTGGGCTGGCTTCGGGAATGGTTGCCACCATGCGCAGCATCGGGCAGGCGCTGGGGATTGCCGTCGGCGGAGCCGTTCTTTCCAGCAGGCTGTTCTATTATGCCGGCCAGTTTGGCCTGCAGGGCGGCGAAAATTTTTTATACCAGGATGAGGTGTTTACGCTGGCTCAGCATGACACCTTCCTGATGGCAATGGCCGTGGGAATCATAGGGATGGTTGTTTCTCTGGTGCGCGGCGCTAAAAATGAAGAAGAGACTGAAATATGA
- a CDS encoding glutamate synthase-related protein, with amino-acid sequence MALLKSYLTPDFLIERNKDRCIQCRVCVQQCANEVHYYDDEDGEVYSDEMKCVNCQRCVTLCPTRALVIRSSPNELRKNANWTPEVIRSIYIQAETGGVLLTGMGNDRPYPVYWDHMLLNASQVTNPSIDPLREPMECKTFLGRKPASLVFENGRLKEKIPPQLELDIPVMFSAMSFGSISLNAIKSLARAARQEGTYFNTGEGGLHKELYPYGENCIVQVASGRFGVHSEYLEAGSAVEIKIGQGAKPGIGGHLPGEKVGKEISETRMIPEGTDALSPAPHHDIYSIEDLRQLIFSLKEATGYQKPVGVKIAAVHNVAAIASGIARAGADYIAIDGYRGGTGAAPLRIRDNVGIPVEFALAAVDTRLRNEGIRNEVSLVVAGSIRSSSDVVKAVALGADAVYIASAALLALGCHMCQKCYTGKCNWGIATQDPHLTKRLNPDLGAQRAANLLRGWKHEIQEMLGGMGINALESLRGNRLMLRGIGLTEKELEILGIKAAGE; translated from the coding sequence ATGGCTTTATTAAAGAGTTACCTTACACCCGATTTTTTAATAGAGAGAAACAAGGACCGTTGTATCCAGTGCAGGGTGTGCGTCCAGCAATGCGCCAACGAAGTCCATTACTATGATGATGAAGACGGGGAAGTTTATTCAGATGAAATGAAATGTGTCAACTGCCAGCGCTGTGTTACCCTTTGTCCTACCAGGGCCCTGGTTATTCGCAGTTCTCCCAATGAATTGCGCAAAAATGCCAACTGGACGCCGGAGGTAATCAGGTCCATTTATATCCAGGCAGAAACAGGCGGGGTTCTCCTGACGGGGATGGGCAATGATCGACCTTACCCGGTTTACTGGGACCATATGCTTTTAAACGCGAGCCAGGTGACGAACCCCTCGATTGACCCCTTGAGAGAGCCGATGGAATGCAAAACTTTTCTGGGGCGCAAACCTGCGTCCCTTGTTTTTGAAAACGGCAGGCTCAAGGAAAAGATACCGCCCCAGCTGGAACTGGATATTCCCGTGATGTTTTCGGCCATGTCTTTTGGTTCAATCAGTCTGAATGCCATCAAGTCGCTGGCCCGGGCCGCCCGGCAAGAGGGAACTTATTTTAATACGGGGGAAGGCGGGCTGCACAAAGAACTTTACCCGTACGGCGAAAATTGCATTGTTCAGGTTGCTTCCGGGCGTTTCGGGGTCCATTCCGAATACCTGGAAGCTGGTTCGGCCGTCGAAATTAAAATTGGCCAGGGCGCAAAACCGGGGATCGGGGGTCATTTACCGGGAGAAAAAGTGGGCAAAGAGATTTCGGAAACACGGATGATCCCTGAAGGGACGGATGCGCTTTCACCGGCGCCCCATCACGATATTTATTCGATTGAAGACTTGAGGCAGCTGATTTTTTCCCTGAAGGAAGCCACCGGCTACCAAAAGCCGGTGGGGGTAAAAATAGCGGCGGTCCACAATGTAGCCGCCATCGCCTCGGGTATTGCCAGGGCCGGTGCGGATTATATCGCCATTGACGGGTACCGCGGCGGAACGGGAGCCGCGCCTTTAAGAATCCGTGACAATGTCGGCATACCGGTCGAGTTTGCTCTGGCCGCGGTGGATACGCGCTTGCGAAATGAGGGCATCCGCAACGAGGTCTCGCTCGTGGTGGCGGGCAGTATTCGCAGCAGTTCCGATGTGGTCAAGGCCGTCGCCCTCGGCGCCGATGCCGTGTATATAGCGAGCGCCGCCCTGTTGGCCCTGGGCTGCCATATGTGCCAGAAGTGTTATACAGGCAAGTGCAACTGGGGTATTGCCACGCAGGATCCCCATCTCACCAAGCGACTTAATCCCGATCTGGGAGCCCAGAGGGCGGCCAATCTTCTCCGGGGCTGGAAGCATGAAATCCAGGAAATGCTGGGAGGCATGGGCATCAACGCCCTTGAGAGCCTGCGCGGGAACCGTTTAATGCTGCGGGGCATTGGCTTGACGGAGAAAGAACTGGAGATTCTCGGCATAAAAGCCGCTGGAGAATAG
- a CDS encoding glutamine amidotransferase family protein — protein sequence MLREGAVRIPSGCSISGIMNKKGKLTSGQDIIRSIAVMHDRSNGLGGGFAAYGIYPEFKDDFAFHFFFDSKEAKEAAEVQLNKYFTVVYDEPVPVREMKAIKDAPVIWRYFVQPKAKMMMQAGLPEDEYVVKFVMKTNSELEGAYIFSSGKNMGAFKGVGYPEDIGEFYRLDEYRAWLWTAHGRFPTNTPGWWGGAHPFTLLECSVVHNGEISSYDANRRFLEMYGYRCTLLTDTEVMAYIFDFLTRKQGLSLEVVVMAMASPFWQEIDRMEPGRKETVKAVRAVYGSLLVNGPFSILVGTSQGMIALNDRIKLRPCVAATKGDFLYVASEEAGIREVCPKPDKIWAPRGGEPIIGLLENAASQYGPAQGSEKIAINS from the coding sequence ATGCTGCGAGAAGGTGCGGTGAGAATACCATCGGGGTGTTCAATCAGCGGTATTATGAATAAAAAAGGAAAGCTGACCAGCGGGCAGGATATTATCAGGTCCATTGCCGTCATGCATGATCGGTCCAACGGCCTGGGCGGCGGGTTTGCCGCTTACGGTATTTACCCGGAGTTTAAAGATGATTTCGCCTTTCATTTCTTTTTTGACAGTAAAGAGGCGAAAGAAGCGGCGGAAGTCCAGTTAAACAAGTATTTTACTGTGGTTTACGACGAGCCTGTACCGGTCAGGGAAATGAAGGCTATTAAGGATGCCCCCGTTATCTGGCGTTATTTTGTGCAGCCCAAGGCCAAAATGATGATGCAGGCGGGATTGCCCGAGGACGAGTACGTCGTAAAATTCGTGATGAAGACAAACAGCGAGCTGGAAGGAGCATATATCTTTTCCAGCGGTAAGAACATGGGGGCTTTCAAGGGAGTGGGGTATCCCGAAGATATAGGAGAATTTTACAGGCTTGACGAGTACAGGGCTTGGCTCTGGACGGCGCACGGACGTTTTCCCACAAATACGCCCGGCTGGTGGGGAGGAGCGCATCCCTTTACCCTGCTTGAATGCTCCGTTGTCCATAATGGGGAAATTTCTTCTTATGACGCCAACCGCCGTTTCTTGGAGATGTATGGCTACCGGTGCACGTTGCTCACCGATACCGAGGTAATGGCGTATATCTTTGATTTCCTGACGAGAAAGCAGGGTCTTTCTTTAGAGGTGGTAGTAATGGCCATGGCCAGCCCGTTCTGGCAGGAAATCGACCGGATGGAGCCCGGCAGGAAGGAAACGGTGAAAGCCGTGCGCGCTGTTTACGGAAGTCTTTTGGTAAACGGGCCTTTCTCCATCCTGGTTGGTACCAGCCAGGGCATGATCGCTCTCAATGACCGGATTAAGCTGCGCCCTTGCGTTGCCGCCACGAAAGGGGATTTTCTTTACGTTGCCAGCGAGGAAGCCGGTATTCGCGAGGTGTGCCCCAAGCCAGATAAAATTTGGGCTCCACGCGGCGGGGAACCAATCATCGGCTTGCTGGAGAATGCAGCTTCACAGTACGGCCCTGCGCAGGGCAGCGAGAAGATTGCCATCAACTCATGA
- a CDS encoding thiamine pyrophosphate-dependent enzyme: MEKTYQRPVSLYKSSSGYCPGCMHGVAQRLIAELLDEMSLRERAVGIMPVGCATLAYTYLNFDTIHAAHGRAPAVATGYKRSRPDSFVFTYQGDGDLAAIGLAEIIHAANRGEKFSAVFINNSIYGMTGGQMAPTTLVGQKSTTAQGGRQVEMSGYPIRMCELLSTLKAPVYVARFALNTPANILKAKKGIKKAFTLQLENKGFAFVELLSNCPTNWGLSPEESLNWISENMIPYYPLGEYKTPEGSESRGN, from the coding sequence ATGGAAAAAACGTATCAAAGACCGGTATCATTGTATAAAAGCTCGAGCGGGTACTGCCCCGGCTGCATGCACGGCGTGGCCCAGCGGCTGATTGCCGAACTCCTGGACGAGATGAGCCTCAGGGAAAGAGCCGTTGGGATTATGCCGGTGGGATGCGCCACTTTAGCTTACACCTATTTAAATTTTGACACGATTCATGCGGCACACGGGCGAGCCCCGGCTGTGGCCACGGGATACAAGCGCAGCAGGCCGGATAGTTTTGTTTTTACTTACCAGGGTGACGGCGACCTGGCAGCCATAGGCCTGGCGGAGATAATCCATGCGGCCAACAGGGGCGAGAAATTCAGCGCGGTCTTTATCAATAACAGCATCTACGGGATGACAGGGGGCCAAATGGCGCCGACTACCCTGGTGGGACAAAAGTCGACCACTGCCCAGGGCGGCCGCCAGGTTGAGATGAGCGGTTATCCCATCCGCATGTGCGAACTATTGTCGACGCTCAAAGCGCCTGTATACGTGGCCAGGTTTGCCTTAAACACGCCTGCCAATATCCTCAAAGCAAAAAAAGGCATAAAAAAAGCCTTCACCCTCCAGCTTGAGAATAAAGGATTTGCTTTTGTTGAACTTCTTTCCAACTGCCCAACCAACTGGGGGCTTTCCCCGGAGGAATCGCTCAACTGGATCTCGGAAAACATGATTCCTTATTACCCTCTGGGAGAGTATAAGACGCCGGAAGGGAGCGAAAGCCGTGGAAACTAG
- a CDS encoding 4Fe-4S binding protein, which produces MPKIEVNVELCKGCRLCIGVCPQNIIKTGDYANSQGYRPAEQYRAEECTGCGLCAVICPDAAIEVYK; this is translated from the coding sequence ATGCCCAAAATTGAGGTCAACGTGGAACTATGCAAAGGGTGCAGGTTGTGTATCGGGGTCTGTCCCCAGAACATCATCAAAACAGGAGATTACGCCAATTCCCAGGGATACAGGCCTGCCGAGCAGTACCGGGCCGAAGAATGTACGGGCTGCGGGTTGTGCGCCGTGATTTGCCCGGATGCGGCCATCGAGGTTTATAAATAA
- a CDS encoding 4Fe-4S dicluster domain-containing protein, giving the protein MKKVYAREEYCTGCGLCQVHCITAHSPYKDNIVKAYKKTFPRPLPRVIVEEQRPVSFALQCRHCEDAPCVKACITGAMQRDPATGVVNNDESRCVGCWTCILVCPHGAVARDERGKKAASKCDMCSGIHEVPACVAGCPNGALEYRGEREKEA; this is encoded by the coding sequence ATGAAAAAGGTGTATGCCCGGGAAGAATACTGCACGGGCTGCGGTTTGTGCCAGGTGCACTGCATCACAGCCCATTCCCCCTATAAAGACAATATCGTGAAGGCTTACAAGAAAACTTTTCCCCGGCCCTTGCCGCGGGTGATTGTGGAGGAACAACGGCCCGTTTCTTTTGCCTTGCAGTGCCGTCACTGTGAAGATGCCCCCTGTGTCAAGGCGTGTATCACCGGGGCGATGCAAAGGGACCCGGCAACAGGTGTTGTTAATAATGACGAGTCGCGCTGCGTGGGCTGCTGGACATGCATCTTGGTCTGCCCGCATGGCGCTGTTGCCCGCGATGAGCGGGGAAAAAAAGCGGCGTCAAAATGCGACATGTGCAGCGGTATCCATGAGGTCCCGGCCTGTGTCGCCGGTTGCCCCAACGGGGCGCTGGAGTATCGTGGTGAAAGAGAGAAAGAGGCTTGA
- a CDS encoding 2-oxoacid:acceptor oxidoreductase family protein — translation METSLLIAGFGGQGVMLAGQILGHAAAYAGKYATYYPSYGPEQRGGTANCTVIISGEEIGSPVVNQADAVIVMNEPSLGRFEPEVKPGGVILVNSSLVKREARREDIRAVYIPASEIAEKLGSAKSANMVMVGAFIAVTRALDPEEVERTIGEKLTGKPGFLEVNKRAFFAGLDEAHRLLAVN, via the coding sequence GTGGAAACTAGCTTGCTGATAGCCGGCTTCGGCGGCCAGGGGGTTATGCTGGCCGGTCAAATCCTGGGTCATGCTGCCGCTTATGCGGGGAAATATGCCACGTACTATCCTTCTTACGGCCCGGAGCAGCGGGGAGGGACCGCCAACTGCACCGTGATCATCTCCGGGGAGGAAATAGGTTCCCCGGTTGTCAACCAGGCTGACGCGGTCATTGTGATGAATGAGCCTTCCCTGGGCAGGTTTGAGCCTGAAGTAAAACCGGGAGGAGTTATTCTTGTCAACAGTTCCCTGGTAAAAAGGGAAGCCAGGAGGGAAGACATCAGGGCCGTGTACATACCGGCCAGCGAAATTGCGGAAAAATTGGGTTCCGCTAAATCAGCCAACATGGTTATGGTGGGAGCATTTATCGCTGTCACGAGGGCATTGGACCCGGAAGAAGTCGAAAGAACCATTGGCGAGAAGCTTACAGGGAAGCCCGGTTTTTTGGAAGTGAACAAGAGGGCCTTTTTTGCCGGTCTGGATGAGGCTCATAGACTGCTGGCCGTAAATTAA